A region of the Flintibacter sp. KGMB00164 genome:
GGTCTTGGGCTGACCGCTTGTTCCAGCAGCAACGGCGGTTCCGCTTCTAATTCTGGCTCCAACACCGATACCTCCGGCTCCCAGAGCAGCACCAGCGGCTCCAACACCGGCGCTGAGAAGCTGGTCCTGGGCACCTCCGCTGACTATCCTCCCTTCGAGTTCCACGTCCTTCAGGACGGCGAGGACAAGATCGTGGGCATCGACGTGTTCCTGGCCCAGCAGATCGCCGAGGATATGGGCGCTGAGCTGGAGATCAGCGACATGGACTTTGACATGCTGCTCAACCTGATGAACAAGGGTGATGTGGACATGGTCATCGCCGCCATGGAGCTCAAGGATGACCGTGCTGCCGCCGCCGACTACTCCGACCCCTACTACACCGATGAGGCTCCCCTCATTGTTGTGAGAAAGGCTGACCTGGATCAGTACAAGACCCTGGAGGACTTCTCCGGCAAGACCGTGGGCGCCCAGACCGGCACCACCAAGGCTGACATCGTCCTGGGCACCGATCCCGAGAAGCCCCACATGACCGATGTGCAGGACCTGCTGCTGCCCAAGGTCACCGATCTGATTGCTCAGCTCCAGTTTGAGAAGTGCGACGCCGTGGTTCTGGACGCCGCTGTGGCTCAGAAGTACGTTGCCTCCAACGACGAGCTGGCCATCGTCGAGAGCATCGACCTGGGTGAGGCTGCTGAGCCCTACCGTGTGTGGGTTGCCAAGGGCGATCCCAAGGGTCTGCTGCCCTCCATCAATGAGACCATCGCCAAGGTGACTGCCGAGGGCGGCGCTATGACCGACTTCATCGAGCAGGCCAACGATCTGGTTTCTCAGGCTCAGTAAATTCTTTTCGTTCTATCTGCCGTGCAAAGCCGCATTTGCGGCTTTGCACGGTTGTGTATTGGGAATTTTGAAAGAAAGATAAGGGAGTACAACTATGCT
Encoded here:
- a CDS encoding transporter substrate-binding domain-containing protein produces the protein MKKNVLALSLALALGLGLTACSSSNGGSASNSGSNTDTSGSQSSTSGSNTGAEKLVLGTSADYPPFEFHVLQDGEDKIVGIDVFLAQQIAEDMGAELEISDMDFDMLLNLMNKGDVDMVIAAMELKDDRAAAADYSDPYYTDEAPLIVVRKADLDQYKTLEDFSGKTVGAQTGTTKADIVLGTDPEKPHMTDVQDLLLPKVTDLIAQLQFEKCDAVVLDAAVAQKYVASNDELAIVESIDLGEAAEPYRVWVAKGDPKGLLPSINETIAKVTAEGGAMTDFIEQANDLVSQAQ